A stretch of Paenibacillus peoriae DNA encodes these proteins:
- a CDS encoding sulfurtransferase — MKSIVSKRWLLARLYEPDMIIADCRSLLGQAGAGRTQFNEDHIPGAVHFDLEEDLTAPLGEHGGRHPLPDVDTLAARLSRAGINSASRIVAYDDQGGMMASRFWWLLRYLGHEQVYVLEEGYSAWKEAKFPVTADQPIRIPSTFTPNVQPQMLTSMQEVHRVSEDSVPVGSYIGFSPILIDSRERPRYLGLEEPIDQAAGHIPGAVNFFWKEVLDEKGSFKNAEQLQQHFADLDPNAEIIVYCGSGVSACPNVLALNEAGFSKVRLYPGSWSDWISYEENPVATGEE, encoded by the coding sequence ATGAAATCCATCGTATCCAAACGCTGGCTGCTGGCCCGATTGTATGAGCCGGACATGATCATTGCCGACTGCCGTTCCCTGCTCGGACAAGCCGGGGCTGGACGGACTCAATTTAATGAAGACCATATTCCTGGGGCGGTTCACTTCGATTTGGAAGAAGACCTTACCGCTCCTCTTGGCGAGCATGGTGGTCGCCATCCATTACCTGATGTGGATACACTTGCCGCACGTCTGAGTCGTGCCGGGATCAACTCCGCTTCACGCATCGTCGCTTATGATGACCAAGGCGGTATGATGGCTTCCCGCTTCTGGTGGCTCCTGCGCTATCTCGGACATGAGCAGGTATATGTGCTGGAAGAAGGCTACAGCGCTTGGAAGGAAGCGAAGTTCCCCGTTACGGCAGACCAGCCGATTCGCATTCCAAGTACATTCACACCAAATGTACAGCCACAAATGCTCACAAGTATGCAAGAGGTGCACCGTGTATCCGAAGATTCTGTTCCTGTTGGCTCCTATATCGGTTTTTCACCTATATTAATCGACTCCAGAGAGCGGCCTCGCTACCTGGGGCTGGAGGAGCCCATTGATCAAGCAGCGGGACATATCCCCGGTGCAGTGAATTTCTTCTGGAAAGAGGTCTTGGACGAAAAAGGCAGCTTTAAAAATGCGGAACAATTGCAGCAGCACTTTGCCGATCTTGATCCAAACGCAGAAATTATCGTGTATTGTGGTTCTGGCGTATCCGCCTGTCCCAATGTACTGGCCCTGAATGAAGCTGGATTTAGTAAGGTCCGTTTATATCCGGGAAGCTGGAGCGACTGGATCAGCTATGAGGAGAATCCGGTGGCGACCGGAGAGGAATAA
- a CDS encoding class I SAM-dependent methyltransferase, translating to MGDYWNKRFTEEGMIWGCEPSQTVTQAIDLFKKNNVHDILVPGAGYGRNTKAFSSYFQVDGIEISSSAINLAKEWDLKTNFIQESVLEFTTSQRYDGIYCYDLLHLFLLEDRKKLIQNCVKHLKELGVMYFTCFSDRDSNNGVGRKVEEGTYEYKEGKYAHFFTEKDLKEHFNDLNILEMGFMRETLIYVEKQQKEYELRYIVVQNIG from the coding sequence ATGGGGGATTATTGGAACAAAAGATTTACTGAAGAAGGAATGATTTGGGGTTGTGAACCAAGTCAAACTGTAACCCAAGCTATAGATTTGTTCAAAAAAAATAATGTACATGATATTTTGGTTCCTGGTGCTGGATATGGAAGAAATACGAAGGCGTTCTCTTCTTATTTTCAGGTTGATGGAATTGAGATATCTAGTTCAGCTATAAATCTAGCAAAAGAATGGGATTTAAAAACGAATTTTATTCAAGAATCGGTATTAGAGTTTACTACAAGCCAAAGGTATGATGGAATATATTGTTATGATTTATTACATTTATTTTTGTTAGAAGACCGAAAAAAACTGATACAGAATTGCGTGAAGCATTTGAAGGAATTGGGAGTAATGTATTTCACATGTTTTTCTGATCGTGATTCTAATAATGGTGTAGGTAGGAAAGTTGAGGAAGGAACATATGAATACAAGGAAGGGAAATATGCTCACTTCTTTACTGAAAAAGATTTAAAAGAACATTTTAATGATTTGAATATATTAGAAATGGGTTTCATGAGAGAAACTCTGATATATGTAGAGAAACAACAGAAAGAATATGAATTAAGATATATAGTTGTTCAAAATATTGGATAG
- a CDS encoding DinB family protein, with protein MNERSRLLEEFKEWIRFVSEIREMDWKIKIAEDKWSVHDIVSHILLWDKYFYEVAINPILNDAPLTLTHMDFEQFNQDAVEYGKTKTKEELIKMTIQYRNMILESIESFEDDKFTKEYADGKFTVISYLRDFIWHDQHHIRQIDELKRRAM; from the coding sequence ATGAATGAGAGGTCGCGGTTACTAGAGGAGTTCAAGGAATGGATACGTTTTGTTTCTGAGATTCGTGAAATGGATTGGAAAATAAAGATTGCTGAAGATAAATGGTCAGTTCACGATATCGTAAGTCATATATTACTGTGGGATAAATACTTTTATGAAGTAGCCATAAATCCGATATTAAACGATGCGCCTTTGACATTAACACATATGGATTTTGAACAATTTAATCAGGATGCTGTTGAATATGGAAAAACAAAAACGAAAGAAGAATTAATTAAAATGACTATTCAGTACCGTAACATGATATTGGAGAGTATAGAGAGTTTTGAAGACGACAAGTTTACTAAAGAATATGCTGACGGGAAGTTTACTGTAATATCATATTTAAGAGATTTTATCTGGCATGATCAACATCATATCAGACAGATTGATGAGCTTAAAAGAAGAGCAATGTGA
- a CDS encoding protein export chaperone secb: protein MNYDEVMNEVFFKDGSLRDIYVLDTDIQVWALIFDYLESDRINYRVTIDGLITKIRDIAELLRIKKEASIGITIEYSEIDICGYFYEGSVIEFDVSPIQINSEKKKMYS from the coding sequence ATGAATTACGATGAAGTAATGAATGAAGTATTCTTTAAAGATGGAAGTCTAAGGGATATTTATGTATTGGATACAGACATCCAAGTATGGGCTTTAATTTTTGATTATTTGGAAAGTGATAGAATTAATTATCGAGTGACTATAGATGGGCTAATAACTAAAATTAGGGATATTGCTGAGTTGTTAAGAATTAAAAAAGAAGCAAGTATTGGAATAACTATTGAATATAGTGAAATTGATATTTGTGGATATTTTTATGAAGGAAGCGTTATTGAATTTGATGTTTCACCAATACAGATAAATTCAGAGAAAAAAAAGATGTACTCATGA
- a CDS encoding GNAT family N-acetyltransferase: MQIDFAIESDYEYILLRDKHIHKTLIRPKIKENEILIIRESNQEIGWMRYGFFWDNTPFMNMIWIDEEYRGTGIGKKVVHYWEELMKQKGFEMVMTSTLSNEEAQHFYRKLGYRDAGCLMFENEPLEIILTKVLNKN; the protein is encoded by the coding sequence ATGCAGATTGATTTTGCGATTGAATCAGATTATGAGTACATCTTGTTAAGAGACAAGCACATACATAAGACACTTATAAGACCAAAAATAAAAGAAAATGAAATCCTAATAATCAGAGAATCCAATCAAGAAATAGGTTGGATGAGATACGGATTTTTTTGGGACAACACACCATTTATGAATATGATATGGATAGATGAGGAGTATAGAGGAACAGGTATTGGTAAAAAAGTTGTCCACTATTGGGAGGAATTAATGAAACAAAAAGGTTTTGAAATGGTTATGACCTCAACACTTTCGAATGAAGAAGCTCAACATTTTTATAGGAAGCTTGGATATAGAGATGCTGGATGTTTAATGTTTGAGAATGAACCTCTGGAAATAATACTGACAAAGGTTTTAAACAAAAATTGA
- a CDS encoding GNAT family N-acetyltransferase gives MLTLEKARKNDAQRLAEIQKASFEDESKHFNNNETVGPIGYDSISWQEEMMQNCEYFKVLFNGEIIGGAMIFVECNQVHNLGRIFIDPNFKNLGIGTKVMEKIENKFPDSTKWWLDTPSWSVKNHHFYSKCGFTKVREEGDLYIFKKTL, from the coding sequence GTGCTGACATTAGAAAAAGCTAGAAAAAATGATGCGCAAAGACTTGCTGAAATACAAAAGGCCAGTTTTGAGGATGAATCAAAGCATTTTAATAATAACGAAACCGTTGGGCCCATAGGATATGACTCCATAAGTTGGCAAGAAGAGATGATGCAAAATTGCGAATATTTCAAGGTGCTCTTTAATGGAGAAATAATCGGGGGAGCTATGATATTTGTAGAATGTAATCAAGTGCATAATCTAGGAAGGATCTTTATTGATCCAAATTTTAAAAATCTAGGAATCGGAACGAAGGTGATGGAGAAAATTGAAAATAAATTTCCGGACAGCACTAAATGGTGGCTGGATACTCCTAGCTGGAGTGTGAAGAATCATCACTTCTATTCAAAGTGTGGGTTTACTAAGGTTAGAGAAGAAGGTGACTTATACATTTTTAAAAAGACTTTATAA
- a CDS encoding TetR/AcrR family transcriptional regulator, producing MDRRIQKSRQAIIDAFMRLMSEKEFERITINQIAEEANVNRGTVYLHFADKYDLRDQCMEAQIKELLRNCMSEDNFFHLPSKTALLRTFEYLEQHASFYSIMLTNKGSTVFRNQIETMFRQSLCEHLDSINLDQDMNRDITVQFLISAAVGVLEWWITRSMPYPASVMVEQFWNLLNRGVEGHEQ from the coding sequence ATGGACAGGCGTATTCAAAAATCGAGGCAAGCCATTATTGATGCTTTTATGAGGCTGATGTCAGAAAAGGAATTCGAGAGAATTACGATCAATCAAATTGCTGAGGAAGCGAATGTCAATCGCGGAACGGTTTATTTGCATTTTGCTGATAAGTACGATCTGCGCGATCAATGCATGGAAGCTCAAATTAAAGAGTTACTACGCAATTGTATGTCTGAAGATAACTTCTTTCATCTCCCTTCCAAAACCGCACTACTGCGTACGTTTGAATATTTGGAGCAGCATGCTTCATTCTACTCAATAATGCTGACGAACAAGGGAAGTACGGTTTTTCGAAACCAAATAGAGACAATGTTCCGGCAAAGTCTGTGCGAGCATCTGGATTCGATCAACCTCGATCAGGATATGAACAGGGACATTACGGTGCAATTTTTAATTTCAGCGGCAGTGGGGGTATTGGAATGGTGGATTACCCGTTCAATGCCATATCCGGCATCGGTCATGGTCGAACAATTTTGGAATTTGCTGAACCGTGGTGTCGAGGGACACGAACAATAG
- a CDS encoding SDR family oxidoreductase codes for MKLTGNTIFITGGGSGIGRALAEALHNLGNKVIIAGRRKERLEETIKANPGMSAVELNVQDPASIKAAAKRLIKEYPDVNVLINNAGIIQSDDAAGVIDEDVLISTVTTNFLGPIRLISAFIEHLKSKEEAVVINTTSILGFVPLATTAVYSATKAALHTYTLSQRYMLKDTSVKVIEIVPPWVQSNNDEPRAIPLDSFIDATIKILGTDTDEVLVEEAKMFRNNPGPNEGVFVTQLNDTMNSEPPKIH; via the coding sequence TTGAAACTTACAGGAAACACGATTTTTATTACAGGCGGCGGTTCGGGAATTGGACGTGCGTTAGCAGAAGCTCTCCACAATCTTGGAAACAAAGTTATTATCGCCGGTCGACGTAAAGAGCGTCTGGAGGAGACGATCAAAGCGAATCCCGGCATGTCCGCAGTGGAATTGAATGTACAAGACCCTGCCAGCATAAAGGCGGCCGCCAAGCGGTTAATCAAAGAATACCCGGATGTTAATGTCTTGATTAACAACGCCGGCATCATACAGTCCGATGACGCGGCGGGCGTGATCGATGAGGATGTTTTGATTTCGACTGTCACGACAAACTTTCTAGGTCCCATTCGGTTGATTTCTGCATTCATCGAGCATTTGAAGTCCAAAGAAGAAGCCGTTGTCATCAACACGACTTCGATACTTGGATTTGTACCATTAGCGACAACTGCTGTATACTCCGCGACAAAGGCAGCACTTCATACCTATACGCTGTCCCAAAGGTACATGCTTAAAGACACATCGGTAAAAGTAATAGAAATTGTACCCCCATGGGTTCAAAGCAACAACGATGAACCGCGTGCGATTCCACTTGATTCATTCATTGATGCAACAATAAAGATACTTGGCACGGATACAGACGAAGTTCTGGTGGAAGAAGCGAAAATGTTTCGAAATAACCCTGGCCCGAACGAAGGTGTTTTTGTGACTCAGCTTAACGATACGATGAATTCTGAACCTCCAAAAATCCATTGA
- a CDS encoding NUDIX hydrolase — protein sequence MNYIRELRELVGTRPIIMAGACVILIDDEGRLLLQQRTDNGLWGLPGGSMEPGENMKEVASRELFEEVGLEAEELELLDIFSGPELYYRYPHGDEVYNVVAAYICKEYSGIIKGDKAEVQDIRFFDLNKIPNQISPPDLPIITRFLNEVRS from the coding sequence TTGAATTACATAAGAGAATTAAGAGAGTTAGTAGGTACCCGACCTATAATTATGGCAGGAGCATGTGTGATTCTCATAGATGATGAGGGACGATTACTATTGCAGCAAAGAACTGACAATGGTCTATGGGGATTACCAGGAGGTTCAATGGAGCCTGGTGAGAATATGAAGGAGGTTGCAAGCCGGGAACTTTTTGAAGAGGTAGGCTTAGAAGCCGAAGAGTTAGAATTACTTGATATATTTTCAGGCCCGGAACTCTACTATCGATATCCGCATGGAGATGAAGTATATAACGTAGTTGCAGCTTATATATGTAAAGAATACAGTGGAATAATTAAAGGTGATAAAGCTGAAGTACAAGATATACGATTTTTTGATTTAAACAAGATACCTAATCAAATAAGTCCTCCCGACCTACCGATAATAACAAGATTTTTAAATGAAGTAAGATCATGA
- a CDS encoding helix-turn-helix domain-containing protein, with the protein MPLQEQTSLWSDTTIKMLGEYSGTLQTGSVLRETELTSNVLLLAYGGEGELAMNGEVCHIGASFAGHVVKGTSLTLTARSDDIYYIVIMYKASSMEGASLVLPSYRKHPLRTSFVQNSVTQAEWIENAEKIVAKWRRGEGMERFHANALLQGMIYELIMDYERDQGGEASDMVDVVASYIASHYRQNLELKELAALAGCSLRQLQRRFKQEKQLGLTEYVIQLRMESASRMLRHTDAPIGEIADRMGYRDMYYFSRAFKKYYGIPPLRYRLDAASKTDIDYAHSLQLNRTASSYESAQGSVICHMRGEYYVIGSPKRIAVLDVQYADHLLALGLSPAGSVGLGNAVLHFPQTIRAGLQNTELLGTYEYPDLLAVERLSPDLIICTEVHEPHYEQLSRIAPVLMFKRNENWQTILTLFGELTGKREEAKRIIADYNRRTTLLSEELAPVLAGKSVALIRPLDSLVRVHSASHRTGAVLYHDLGLPVPLFVADTSDTAYHISVDRLPAVHASHYFLLSHELMQEGISATEQRVWGMLDTVERQHIHSVDAATWIGCYGPTGINGIVDQIAQALLA; encoded by the coding sequence ATGCCGCTACAAGAACAGACAAGTCTATGGAGTGATACAACGATCAAGATGCTTGGCGAGTATAGCGGTACTTTGCAGACAGGCAGTGTTCTTCGCGAAACGGAATTAACTTCGAATGTGTTGTTGCTGGCATACGGAGGGGAAGGGGAGCTTGCAATGAATGGTGAGGTTTGCCACATTGGAGCTTCTTTTGCTGGTCATGTTGTTAAGGGGACATCCTTAACGCTGACGGCCAGATCAGACGACATTTATTATATCGTGATCATGTACAAGGCTTCTTCTATGGAGGGAGCCTCTCTTGTTTTGCCTTCATATCGAAAACATCCGTTGCGCACTTCATTTGTGCAAAATTCGGTAACCCAAGCAGAATGGATCGAGAATGCAGAAAAAATCGTTGCCAAATGGCGTCGTGGCGAAGGGATGGAACGTTTTCATGCCAATGCGTTGCTTCAGGGCATGATCTACGAACTGATCATGGATTACGAACGTGATCAGGGAGGAGAAGCGTCTGACATGGTGGATGTTGTCGCTTCATATATAGCGTCGCATTATCGCCAGAATCTGGAGCTTAAAGAGCTGGCAGCCCTTGCTGGATGCAGCTTAAGACAGCTGCAGCGACGATTCAAACAAGAGAAGCAGCTCGGACTGACTGAGTATGTCATTCAGTTGCGCATGGAGAGTGCATCGCGGATGCTGCGTCACACGGATGCTCCCATCGGTGAAATTGCTGACAGAATGGGCTATCGCGACATGTATTATTTCAGTAGGGCGTTTAAGAAATATTATGGCATCCCTCCGCTGCGTTATAGGCTTGATGCCGCTTCGAAAACAGATATAGACTATGCTCATTCCTTGCAGCTGAACCGCACAGCTTCTTCATATGAGTCGGCCCAAGGCTCGGTGATATGCCATATGCGAGGGGAATACTATGTTATCGGATCTCCGAAACGTATCGCTGTACTCGATGTGCAATATGCCGATCATTTGCTTGCGCTGGGGCTCTCTCCAGCAGGTAGCGTAGGACTAGGCAATGCAGTGTTACATTTCCCTCAAACGATCAGGGCAGGACTTCAGAATACTGAATTACTCGGAACATATGAGTACCCCGACCTGCTTGCAGTGGAACGACTGTCTCCGGATCTAATTATTTGCACCGAGGTGCATGAGCCGCACTATGAACAGTTAAGCCGGATCGCTCCAGTTCTCATGTTTAAGCGCAATGAAAACTGGCAGACTATTCTGACTCTGTTCGGTGAACTGACAGGCAAACGAGAAGAGGCAAAGCGTATTATAGCGGATTATAACCGACGAACCACATTGCTGTCCGAAGAACTTGCTCCCGTTCTGGCAGGCAAGAGCGTCGCACTGATCCGTCCGCTGGATTCTCTGGTTCGCGTGCATTCTGCCTCTCATCGTACAGGGGCTGTGCTGTACCATGATCTAGGTCTGCCTGTTCCGTTATTTGTGGCAGATACCTCCGACACGGCCTATCACATCTCAGTTGACAGACTACCGGCTGTACACGCCAGCCATTACTTCTTGCTTAGCCATGAACTCATGCAGGAGGGAATATCCGCAACAGAGCAACGTGTCTGGGGAATGCTTGATACCGTTGAGCGCCAGCACATACACTCGGTCGATGCCGCGACATGGATTGGCTGTTATGGACCCACAGGCATCAATGGCATTGTGGATCAGATCGCTCAGGCTTTGTTGGCTTGA